The Maridesulfovibrio hydrothermalis AM13 = DSM 14728 DNA window TGTTGGTAAAACTGAAATTGCCCGCCGTCTGGCAAAACTGTCCGGTTGTCCTTTTTTTAAAGTAGAAGCCACAAAATTTACCGAAGTCGGCTATGTAGGGCGTGACGTTGAATCCATGGTCCGCGACCTGATGGAAATAGGTATCAACCTTGTGCGCAAAGAAGAAATGGAAAAGGTTAAAGTCAAGGCTGAAAAACACGCCGAAGATCACCTGCTTGATATCCTGCTTCCTGCCTCTAAACCGCAACAGCAAAATGTAGGCTTCTTCAATCCGAATGATCCTCAGCAACAGCAGGAAAAACCTGCCGTCGACAACAATTCCACCCGCGAAAAATTCCGTAAAATGTGGCGCGAAGGCAAACTTGACGAGCGCGAGGTTGAAATCGAAGTGACCGTACAGGGTGGAACCGGAGTTGAAATAATGTCTGTGCCGGGCATGGAAGATATGGGAATGCAGGTCAATGACATGATCGGGAAAATGTTCCCTAGCAAGACAAAAACCCGCAAAGTCAATATCCGGGAAGCATACGAAATCCTCATTCAGCAGGAATCTGACAAACTTGTCGACATGGATAATGTGGCTGAACTTGCCCGCGAACGCGTTGAACAGACCGGGATTCTCTTCCTTGATGAAATTGACAAGATCGCAGGCAAACATGACAGCGGCGGAAGCTCCGCAGACGTTTCCCGCGAAGGCGTGCAGCGCGACCTGCTCCCCATTGTTGAAGGCTGCGTAGTCAACACTAAATACGGCATGGTCAAAACCGATCACATCCTTTTCATTTCAGCCGGAGCATTCCACTACGCCAAACCTTCGGATCTGATACCTGAACTGCAAGGCCGCTTTCCGCTGCGTGTTGAACTCCACGCTCTGGGCAAAGATGAATTCTATCGAATTCTCACTGAGCCTCAAAACGCCCTGACCGTACAGTACAAAGCACTCTTGGAAACAGAAAACCTGACCATTGATTTTACCCGCGATGCTCTGGAGGAGATTGCCGGATACGCACAAAAAATTAATGAAGAGACTGAAAATATTGGCGCCAGAAGACTCTACACAATGATGGAAACAATTCTGTCCGATCTATCATTTAACGCGCCCGATATGTCTGGAGATGAAATTATTATAGATGCCAGCGAAGTTAAGGAACAGTTAAGCGATATCATCGAAGATCGCGACCTGTCCCGTTATATACTTTAGCAGACGCAGTTTAAACTAAAACATTAATAAAGCGAGGAGTTTGTATCAAACTCCTCGCTTTTTCTGTTTATTTAAAATTTGTGAGCAATTATAAAATATGCTAGTGATCGCTTAGACAAAAAACGAACAAATAATCTTATCCGGCATCAATCTGGATAGTCTTAAAAAAGTTGAGTAACATGGACAATAACAACTCCGCACAGCCCAGAATCACGGGTGCATTCTCTACAAAAATAGTACGAGAAATCGGAACAGGTTCGACTAAACGTAAAGTTGTCCAGTCATTTCTCTACTATGCAGAAGAAAATGATGAAGGTGAAATTGCCCTTCGCCCGCTAAACGAGAATAATGTACCCTCCGGTCAAGAACAGATCATCAGCAAAGAGGAACTCCTCGAATCCTTCAGCCCGGAACTTGAACTGTACACGTCCACCGTTTATCCGGCTATGAAAGAGCTGAACAGAACCCTTGCCAAAGCGGACCGTCAACGCAACGAAGGCAATTCCTTTACCGCTGAAATGGAATATGGCAAGGCGTTGAACATTGACGAAGACAACATCCGCGCCAACTTCGGTATAGGTCTTTGCTACCTAGAACGCAGCGATGATGAAAAGGCTCTTGATATTTTCCACCGTCTGGTAAAGCTTGATGCTGCCTTTGAAAAAGAACACAAACATCTTTTCAATGACTTCGGCATCTCATTACGTAAAAGCAAGATGTTTGATGAAGCAGTTATGTTTTACACCCGTGCTATCGGACTTACTGACGGAGATGAGAACTTATACTTCAACACTGCCCGCTGTCTCTACGAAAGCGGCAAGAAAAAGGAAGCTCTGGAGTACGCTGAAAAATGTCTCGCTTTAAATCCGGATTCAAAACCTGCTAAAAAACTGGTTAACCACCTGACCAGAAAAGGTTAACTCCAAACTGATTATTTGAGTCATATCTGGCTGCGCCTTACTAAAAAAGAGAGCCTTGTCTGTATAATTTTTGCCTCTTTCTGCCTGCTGTACTTTACTGAAAAGGACTTTTTTTCCCGAAAGAAGTCTCATCTCCCTCTATAATCCCTTGATATTACTTAATCAGAGCTTTAGGCACGCCCCTTGCTATTAATCTAGTGACCGGATTTTTATTCCGGATCATATGGTTTAAATGGTCCTCTCGGAATCACAATCAAATTCCGGACCTATCAAGGAGTTTTCTCATGGCTTTCAGCTCAATGTATACTGGCGCAACAGGTCTCAAGTCTCACGGGATGCTGATGCAGCAGATAGGTGCTAACCTTGCAAACGTTAACACCACTGCCTACAAGAGCGGTGATATGTTCTTAGAAGCTCTTGCGAGCCAGAGTCAGGTCGGTTCAATATCAGGCGTTGTAGCCGGAGGCGGGTCCAATACAGTAGGACAGGTCGGCCTTGGAGTAAGAGTCTCATCAACCCGTATCAATTTTCAGGAAGGCTCTTTTGAGCGAACCACTTCCAGCACTGATCTGGCCATCGGCGGACAGGGGTTTTTCCGCGTGGCCAAGTCGGAGGGAGAGGATTTTTATACCCGCGCAGGTAATTTCCACTTTGATAAAAACGGACAGCTTGTAGATTCCCATTCAAATATTTTGCAGGGCTTCAAGATTGACGACACAGGCAAGATAGGTACCACCTCGCAAAACATTATCCTGCCCATGAAGGAAGAAACGAACGCGGCAGGCCAGACTGTTATGGTCGTAAAATCTGATCCTAAAGCTACGACTGAAGTCTCCATGCGGACCAACCTTGACTCCGGATCTATCGATAACAGCGAGTCTGAAGATTCACCTTTCTTTGCCTTGCTTAAAAAGTGGGACGGAACGAGCGAAACACCCCTTGCAGCAGATGACTATGCATACAACTCATCTATCCAAATCTACGACAAGAATGGCAACACTCATGACATGGTAGTCTACTTTGACAAGGTGGCAAAAGATGGAGACTCATCTGATAAAATGTACTGGGAATACATTGTCACAGTTCCTCCGGGAAGTGACGGTCGCGGCGGGACAGCAGCTACTTCGGCAGCAGGCTTACTCATGACCGGAACCCTCACCTTCTCTGGTGATGGAACTCTTCTGAACCAGACAGCGTACACCCTGTCAAGTAACGCTACCGGCGATTCCAAAGATCTTAACAACTGGACTCTCTCCAGTATGGATAAGGACGGAGTTCCCACATTTGACACCACATTTATCGGCCCCGACGGAGCATCGAGCAGCCAGAGTGTATCACTTAATCTGGGTATTCAATCCGATTCCGCCTCATGGAACCAGCAGGGCGGAACTGCAGCAGACATAGGAAGTAACGCCTCTTCACTCCCTGGAATGAAGGATGGAAGGATAAATGCGCTCAGCACTACGGACTATTACGGTTCATCTTCCACCATCAGCCAATCCCAGAACGGCTTTGGCGAAGGATATTTGCAAAATGTTGAATTCAACTCTGATGGAGTCCTGATAGGCAGATTCTCAAACGGGCTGAGCGAAGACCTGTACAAGGTCAACCTCTATAATTTTAAAAATGAATACGGGCTTAGACGCGAAGGCTCAAACTACTTCACTGCAACACAATCTTCTGGTGCTGCGATCGAAGGAGTCGCCCGCCAGAAAGGACTCGGTTCAGTGGTAGGCAGCAGTCTGGAAACATCAAACGTTGATCTTGCGCAGGAATTTGCCTCAATGATTCTGACCCAGAGAGGCTTTCAGGCAAACTCCAAGACGATCACAACAAGTGACCAGCTTCTCAACACGACTCTCGGCATCAAGAAATAGAAAATAAACATAATAGTTAAAACGAAAAGACCCCCTCCAGAAATCTGAAGGGGGTCTCAATTTGGCTGCTTTAGGATCAAGTTTACTGCAATTAACTAATCTCTAAGCTTCTGTGCCAGCAAGCGCAGGTGGCCACGCTCCTCGTCAATACATTCTTCCACAAACTTCTGCTCAGTTTCTGGAACCATCCTTTTAAGTTCCGTGAAAAGCAGAATTGTGTCCTTTTCAAAACGCATAGCAGCGCGTACAGCATCCTCAAAAGTAAAATCTTCTTCTTTAAAAGCTGCTGTGTAATCAAAGTTGAAAACATCATGCGAATCAACAAGTGCCATTACATACTGAGTGTACTCTTCGTAATCGCTTCCCGGAGGAATTTCGATATTACCGAGACGGTCGCGCATTCCTCTGAAAAAAAGTTCATGCTTGGACTCTTCCTCGGCGAAAAAATCGAAAAACTCCTTAGCTGCGGGATCTTTTGCTTCATCAGCTGCAAGCAGAT harbors:
- the hslU gene encoding ATP-dependent protease ATPase subunit HslU encodes the protein MSNLTPREIVSELDKFIIGQADAKRMVAIAMRNRWRRQQLPAELRDEIAPKNIIMMGPTGVGKTEIARRLAKLSGCPFFKVEATKFTEVGYVGRDVESMVRDLMEIGINLVRKEEMEKVKVKAEKHAEDHLLDILLPASKPQQQNVGFFNPNDPQQQQEKPAVDNNSTREKFRKMWREGKLDEREVEIEVTVQGGTGVEIMSVPGMEDMGMQVNDMIGKMFPSKTKTRKVNIREAYEILIQQESDKLVDMDNVAELARERVEQTGILFLDEIDKIAGKHDSGGSSADVSREGVQRDLLPIVEGCVVNTKYGMVKTDHILFISAGAFHYAKPSDLIPELQGRFPLRVELHALGKDEFYRILTEPQNALTVQYKALLETENLTIDFTRDALEEIAGYAQKINEETENIGARRLYTMMETILSDLSFNAPDMSGDEIIIDASEVKEQLSDIIEDRDLSRYIL
- a CDS encoding tetratricopeptide repeat protein is translated as MDNNNSAQPRITGAFSTKIVREIGTGSTKRKVVQSFLYYAEENDEGEIALRPLNENNVPSGQEQIISKEELLESFSPELELYTSTVYPAMKELNRTLAKADRQRNEGNSFTAEMEYGKALNIDEDNIRANFGIGLCYLERSDDEKALDIFHRLVKLDAAFEKEHKHLFNDFGISLRKSKMFDEAVMFYTRAIGLTDGDENLYFNTARCLYESGKKKEALEYAEKCLALNPDSKPAKKLVNHLTRKG
- a CDS encoding flagellar hook protein FlgE, with protein sequence MAFSSMYTGATGLKSHGMLMQQIGANLANVNTTAYKSGDMFLEALASQSQVGSISGVVAGGGSNTVGQVGLGVRVSSTRINFQEGSFERTTSSTDLAIGGQGFFRVAKSEGEDFYTRAGNFHFDKNGQLVDSHSNILQGFKIDDTGKIGTTSQNIILPMKEETNAAGQTVMVVKSDPKATTEVSMRTNLDSGSIDNSESEDSPFFALLKKWDGTSETPLAADDYAYNSSIQIYDKNGNTHDMVVYFDKVAKDGDSSDKMYWEYIVTVPPGSDGRGGTAATSAAGLLMTGTLTFSGDGTLLNQTAYTLSSNATGDSKDLNNWTLSSMDKDGVPTFDTTFIGPDGASSSQSVSLNLGIQSDSASWNQQGGTAADIGSNASSLPGMKDGRINALSTTDYYGSSSTISQSQNGFGEGYLQNVEFNSDGVLIGRFSNGLSEDLYKVNLYNFKNEYGLRREGSNYFTATQSSGAAIEGVARQKGLGSVVGSSLETSNVDLAQEFASMILTQRGFQANSKTITTSDQLLNTTLGIKK
- a CDS encoding ferritin-like domain-containing protein translates to MVTFFSANEVVELAMRIEQKGQAFYLLAADEAKDPAAKEFFDFFAEEESKHELFFRGMRDRLGNIEIPPGSDYEEYTQYVMALVDSHDVFNFDYTAAFKEEDFTFEDAVRAAMRFEKDTILLFTELKRMVPETEQKFVEECIDEERGHLRLLAQKLRD